Proteins encoded together in one Planctomyces sp. SH-PL14 window:
- a CDS encoding DNA alkylation repair protein translates to MPSGSPAPRRNSKRVQSSPDAVLPGVDDAASIVAKLQRLGTQKTRDGMSRYAIPSDKAFGVPVGTLKTLAKKIGQHHNLALELWETGWYEARMLASFVDDPAAVTSAQMDRWCREFDNWAICDTVCFALFDRTPHAWTKVELWSTRRAEFSRRGAFALLWGLTVHDKSADDGPFLRGLDLIESAAEDERHFVQKGINMALRAVGKRNPTLHAAAVETATRLSDSPHDGARLIGTDALRELNSSAVRKRLAGRG, encoded by the coding sequence ATGCCCTCCGGATCGCCCGCGCCAAGGCGGAACTCCAAGCGAGTCCAGTCCTCTCCCGACGCAGTCTTGCCCGGGGTCGACGACGCCGCCTCCATCGTCGCGAAGCTTCAGCGGCTCGGGACGCAAAAAACTCGCGACGGCATGAGCCGCTACGCGATTCCCTCGGACAAGGCGTTCGGCGTTCCCGTCGGGACGCTGAAGACGCTGGCGAAGAAGATCGGCCAGCATCACAACCTCGCTCTCGAACTGTGGGAGACCGGGTGGTACGAAGCCCGGATGCTCGCCTCGTTCGTCGATGATCCCGCCGCCGTCACCTCCGCCCAGATGGATCGCTGGTGCCGCGAGTTCGACAACTGGGCCATCTGCGACACGGTCTGCTTCGCCCTGTTCGACCGCACACCGCACGCCTGGACCAAGGTGGAGCTGTGGTCCACCCGGCGGGCCGAGTTCAGCCGGCGGGGGGCCTTCGCCCTGCTGTGGGGTTTGACGGTCCACGACAAGTCGGCCGACGACGGGCCGTTCCTCCGGGGACTGGACCTGATCGAGAGCGCCGCCGAAGATGAGCGGCACTTCGTCCAGAAGGGAATCAACATGGCACTGCGGGCGGTCGGGAAGCGCAATCCCACACTCCACGCTGCGGCTGTGGAGACCGCAACGCGGTTGTCGGACTCCCCCCACGACGGAGCGCGATTGATCGGCACGGACGCACTTCGCGAGCTGAACAGCTCCGCGGTCCGGAAGCGGCTGGCCGGTCGCGGTTGA
- a CDS encoding error-prone DNA polymerase has product MLYAELHCLTNFSFLCAASHPDEVVIRAAQLGYSALAITDINTVAGIVRANTATKDHPLHLIVGSELRPVDAPPIVVWVKDRQGYGNLCRLITLGRRRAPKGECHLTFDDIVRHTGGLLAGVAPPPHAETLSLADARRYRDLFGESAYLLAELHQGPHDQRRLDWLQHLSQEAELPLVAAGNVLFHDPERKPLQDVLTAIRLRTTVALAGESLEPNAQRHLRSQADIQAIYADIPEALERTRLIARQCTFSLSELRYEYPEELAPPGLTPIQHLRNLAWSGAHERYSGDIPGLVRELLHRELDIIEDLRYEPFFLTVWDVVRFARSRGILCQGRGSAANSTVCYCLGVTAVDPVQVGLLFERFMSKERNEAPDIDVDFEHERREEVLQYLYEKYGRDRAGLAAVTITYRPRSAIRDVGKALGFSLDLVDRLAKSSDHYRASEDFVSRCREAGLDIQSPLGQWFLLLVTTLQGFPRHLSQHVGGMVITRGPLDELVPIENASMEGRTVVQWNKDDLDDLGILKVDCLALGMLTAIRKCFELVQKTRGRALTLANIPQEDPSVYDMICRADTMGVFQIESRAQMAMLPRLKPRTYYDLVIEVAIVRPGPIQGNMVHPYLRRRAGLEEPKCPDILRPILGKTLGVSLFQEQCMQIAMVAADFTAAEADELRRAMGAWRRPGLIDQYREKLLKGMLKKGFSLEFAEQIFQQIRGFGEYGFPEAHAASFALLVYVSAWLKHHCLVEFTAAMLNSQPMGFYAPAQLIQNARRQQVTVLPVDVNASDWDSTVEEGQLRLGFRMIKGIHQAAALAIVELRAAGPFASMPDFLRRAAPLVPPPQIELLAEADALARLNRSRRDAVWNALSIESRPRQQTLFDDLPLDEPEATLPVMSAEEEVRFDYNLTGLSLRSHPVAFHREELDRRGILSAAALPGTQDDSPVTVAGIVLMRQRPATAKEITFVTLEDETGTINLIVHIGTWTRFRQITRHSQAWIVQGKLQNKEGVVHVVVERLEDLTPMLASVILKSRDFH; this is encoded by the coding sequence ATGCTCTACGCCGAACTCCACTGCCTGACGAATTTTTCGTTCCTGTGCGCCGCATCGCATCCGGACGAAGTCGTGATCCGTGCGGCCCAACTGGGCTACTCGGCACTGGCGATCACGGACATCAACACCGTGGCCGGGATCGTGCGGGCGAACACGGCCACGAAGGACCATCCGCTGCACCTCATCGTCGGCTCGGAGCTCCGGCCGGTCGATGCCCCGCCGATCGTGGTGTGGGTGAAGGACCGCCAGGGATACGGCAATCTCTGTCGCCTCATCACACTCGGTCGGCGGCGGGCTCCCAAGGGGGAGTGCCACCTCACGTTCGACGACATTGTCCGGCACACCGGCGGGCTGCTGGCAGGGGTCGCGCCACCGCCGCATGCGGAAACGCTCTCCCTCGCCGACGCCCGCCGCTATCGGGACCTGTTCGGGGAGTCCGCCTACCTCCTCGCCGAGCTGCACCAGGGACCGCACGACCAACGGCGTCTCGACTGGCTCCAGCACCTCTCGCAGGAGGCGGAGCTGCCCCTGGTGGCGGCTGGGAATGTCCTGTTCCACGATCCCGAGCGGAAGCCGCTCCAGGACGTCCTGACCGCCATCCGGCTGCGGACGACGGTCGCTCTCGCGGGAGAGTCCCTCGAGCCGAATGCCCAGCGGCATCTGCGGTCGCAGGCGGACATCCAGGCGATCTATGCCGACATCCCGGAGGCCCTGGAACGGACGCGGCTGATCGCCCGGCAATGCACGTTTTCCCTCTCCGAGCTGCGGTATGAGTACCCCGAGGAGCTCGCTCCGCCGGGTCTCACTCCCATTCAACATCTGAGGAACCTGGCCTGGAGCGGCGCTCACGAAAGGTATTCGGGAGACATCCCCGGCCTAGTCCGGGAATTGCTCCATCGGGAACTCGACATCATCGAGGACCTGCGCTATGAGCCCTTCTTCCTCACCGTCTGGGACGTCGTCCGGTTCGCCAGGTCGCGAGGCATTCTCTGCCAGGGACGGGGATCGGCCGCCAACTCGACCGTCTGCTACTGCCTGGGGGTGACCGCCGTCGACCCGGTCCAGGTGGGCCTGCTGTTCGAGCGGTTCATGAGCAAGGAGCGGAACGAGGCTCCGGACATCGACGTCGACTTCGAGCACGAGCGCCGCGAGGAGGTCTTGCAGTACCTCTATGAGAAGTACGGTCGCGACCGGGCCGGCCTCGCCGCCGTGACGATCACCTATCGTCCCCGTTCGGCGATCCGCGACGTCGGCAAGGCGCTCGGCTTCTCGCTCGATCTGGTGGACCGGCTCGCCAAGAGCTCCGATCACTACCGGGCTTCGGAGGACTTCGTCTCCCGTTGCCGGGAGGCGGGACTCGACATCCAGTCCCCTCTGGGCCAGTGGTTCCTCCTGCTGGTCACAACCCTCCAGGGATTTCCGAGGCACCTTTCTCAGCATGTCGGCGGGATGGTCATTACCCGCGGTCCGCTCGACGAACTCGTCCCGATCGAGAACGCCTCGATGGAAGGGCGGACCGTCGTTCAGTGGAACAAGGACGACCTCGACGACCTGGGGATCCTCAAAGTCGACTGCCTGGCCCTGGGAATGCTGACCGCGATCCGGAAGTGCTTCGAGCTGGTTCAGAAGACACGGGGCCGGGCCCTGACGCTGGCCAACATCCCGCAGGAGGACCCGTCGGTCTACGACATGATCTGCCGGGCCGACACGATGGGAGTCTTTCAGATCGAGAGCCGAGCCCAGATGGCGATGCTCCCGCGACTCAAGCCGCGGACCTACTACGACCTGGTGATCGAGGTCGCGATCGTCCGTCCGGGTCCGATCCAGGGGAACATGGTCCACCCCTACCTGCGCCGGCGGGCCGGGTTGGAGGAACCCAAGTGCCCTGACATCCTGAGGCCGATCCTGGGCAAGACGCTGGGGGTCTCGCTCTTTCAGGAACAGTGCATGCAGATCGCGATGGTCGCCGCCGATTTCACTGCCGCGGAGGCGGACGAGCTGCGGCGGGCGATGGGGGCCTGGAGGCGGCCGGGACTCATCGACCAGTATCGCGAAAAACTCCTCAAGGGGATGCTCAAGAAAGGCTTCAGCCTGGAGTTCGCGGAGCAGATCTTTCAGCAGATCCGGGGCTTTGGGGAGTACGGTTTTCCCGAGGCCCACGCGGCGAGCTTCGCCCTTTTGGTCTACGTCTCGGCGTGGCTGAAACATCACTGCCTCGTCGAGTTCACGGCGGCGATGCTGAACAGTCAGCCCATGGGTTTCTACGCGCCCGCCCAGCTCATTCAGAACGCCCGCCGGCAGCAGGTGACCGTTCTCCCGGTTGATGTGAACGCCAGCGACTGGGACAGCACGGTCGAAGAGGGACAGCTGCGGCTCGGGTTCCGGATGATCAAGGGGATTCATCAGGCGGCCGCTCTGGCGATCGTCGAGCTCCGCGCCGCCGGTCCGTTCGCCTCGATGCCGGATTTTCTCCGCCGCGCAGCGCCGCTCGTTCCTCCGCCGCAGATCGAGCTCCTGGCGGAGGCCGATGCTCTCGCCCGCCTCAACCGCTCGCGTCGGGACGCGGTCTGGAACGCCCTCTCGATCGAATCCCGACCCCGGCAGCAGACTCTCTTCGATGATCTCCCTCTCGATGAACCCGAAGCCACGCTCCCTGTGATGTCCGCCGAGGAGGAGGTCCGCTTTGACTACAACCTGACGGGGCTTTCGCTCCGGTCGCATCCGGTCGCCTTCCATCGGGAAGAGCTCGACCGGCGGGGCATCCTCTCCGCCGCGGCGCTCCCCGGTACCCAGGACGATTCCCCGGTGACCGTGGCGGGAATCGTCCTGATGCGACAACGTCCGGCGACCGCCAAGGAGATTACGTTCGTCACTCTTGAAGACGAGACGGGAACGATCAACCTCATCGTTCACATCGGTACGTGGACGCGGTTCCGGCAGATCACCCGCCATTCGCAGGCCTGGATCGTTCAGGGAAAGCTGCAGAACAAGGAGGGGGTGGTGCATGTGGTGGTTGAACGGCTTGAGGATCTGACTCCGATGCTGGCTTCTGTGATTTTGAAGTCTCGCGATTTCCACTGA
- a CDS encoding WD40 repeat domain-containing protein, producing the protein MNPLPSRIPHPLRDIVLLLAVTTPSLHGCSAESPTGAAASGTSTEAKAVLPAENTTASAPSPAPKTSAPVATELAQAPAAGKPSPPAAAPPKAAPESTPEQIAKWGFADKVAGPLQLLACYDGFSDGLVQCMAIAPDGKQLALGGARLTLWNPAESKPTADLLANFTDKDVERPILCVGISPDGKWLAAGDTKGKLRIWNRSDESVAALIPAHEGRVTQLAFSPDSKTLATTSYSGEVRLWSLPEGKKLKSLKADKQEVHGLVFVSDTLLATAGSEAVVWNIETGEKSAPLTTGRLIGPALGLSGDRRWLAFADTDAKTKLWDVEKQAVAPAVLHTGANLIEFSPDGKWIATVGQSEIRIWKGATQALEQILDTDGGQPTGLGWLPGNDVLVVATQGGRLRLWGRPEAAATLGITPVPQPTLRRTAAAAKRSESSAQFEQVFDVRSFPRLPDAVPASEYGGSGTYTTTAAQAEIEQFYRYSLGKTGWKEAAEPDPARPGLNFQKEGCALNVSVSAAYPVPGVPQRAGEQQVVLSFSGNYDARWLPKILPSDSPNTFSGLSFTMSRTKASITDVEVALLKQFHEAGWTPYSRLATS; encoded by the coding sequence TTGAATCCCCTGCCCTCGCGAATTCCTCACCCGCTTCGCGACATCGTGCTGCTCTTGGCCGTGACCACTCCCTCGCTGCACGGCTGCAGCGCCGAGTCCCCGACGGGCGCGGCCGCCTCCGGAACCTCCACCGAGGCCAAGGCCGTCCTGCCGGCGGAGAACACCACGGCTTCCGCTCCGTCGCCTGCTCCCAAGACTTCGGCTCCCGTCGCAACCGAGTTGGCCCAGGCTCCGGCCGCTGGCAAACCTTCGCCCCCCGCCGCTGCCCCGCCCAAAGCCGCCCCCGAGTCGACGCCGGAGCAGATCGCCAAGTGGGGGTTCGCCGACAAAGTCGCCGGACCGCTGCAACTGCTCGCCTGTTACGACGGTTTCTCGGACGGCCTCGTGCAGTGCATGGCGATCGCTCCCGATGGAAAACAGCTCGCCCTCGGAGGGGCCCGGCTGACGCTCTGGAACCCGGCGGAATCGAAGCCGACGGCCGACCTGCTGGCGAACTTCACGGACAAGGATGTCGAACGCCCGATCCTCTGCGTCGGCATCTCTCCCGATGGGAAGTGGCTGGCGGCTGGCGACACCAAAGGCAAACTCCGGATCTGGAACCGGAGCGACGAGAGCGTGGCGGCCCTTATTCCCGCCCACGAAGGACGCGTGACGCAGCTTGCCTTCTCGCCCGACTCGAAGACCCTGGCGACGACGAGCTATTCGGGCGAGGTCCGCCTCTGGTCCCTGCCGGAGGGGAAGAAGCTCAAAAGCCTCAAAGCCGACAAACAGGAGGTTCACGGCCTCGTGTTCGTCTCCGACACACTGCTGGCGACCGCCGGCAGCGAAGCGGTGGTGTGGAACATCGAGACCGGCGAAAAGTCCGCTCCCCTGACAACCGGCCGCCTGATCGGCCCGGCGCTCGGCCTCTCCGGAGACCGCCGCTGGCTGGCGTTCGCCGACACGGACGCCAAGACGAAGCTGTGGGATGTCGAGAAGCAGGCGGTCGCTCCGGCGGTTCTCCACACCGGCGCGAACCTCATCGAGTTTTCGCCCGACGGAAAGTGGATCGCCACCGTCGGACAGAGCGAGATCCGGATCTGGAAGGGAGCAACACAGGCCCTCGAGCAGATCCTCGACACCGACGGGGGCCAGCCCACGGGCCTCGGATGGCTCCCCGGCAACGACGTCCTCGTCGTCGCCACACAGGGGGGACGACTTCGCCTGTGGGGACGGCCCGAGGCGGCCGCCACCCTCGGAATCACGCCGGTTCCGCAACCCACGCTCCGCCGGACCGCGGCCGCGGCGAAGCGGTCCGAGTCCTCCGCGCAGTTCGAGCAGGTCTTCGACGTCCGCTCGTTCCCGCGACTGCCGGACGCGGTCCCGGCCAGCGAATACGGCGGATCCGGCACCTACACCACGACGGCCGCGCAGGCGGAGATCGAACAGTTCTATCGCTACTCGCTCGGAAAAACGGGATGGAAAGAGGCCGCCGAGCCCGACCCCGCCCGGCCCGGTTTGAATTTCCAGAAGGAGGGATGCGCCCTCAACGTCTCGGTCTCGGCCGCGTACCCGGTGCCGGGGGTGCCGCAGCGCGCCGGCGAGCAGCAGGTCGTTTTGAGCTTCTCCGGAAACTACGACGCCCGCTGGCTGCCGAAGATCCTGCCGAGCGACTCCCCGAACACGTTCAGCGGCCTCTCGTTCACGATGTCCCGCACGAAAGCATCGATCACCGATGTCGAGGTGGCCCTGCTGAAGCAGTTCCACGAGGCGGGCTGGACGCCGTATTCGCGTCTCGCCACGTCGTGA
- a CDS encoding right-handed parallel beta-helix repeat-containing protein: MPSFCRTLLIALLAGLAAASAAVPAEPSAGRDLHVDPVEGNDAGDGLQKPVRTIGRAIRLAQPGDTIHLRPVEYRDQATFLDKSGAPGRPITLDGHGATLNGCDPLDAAAWTEVSPGLYRHDNLLSLTDAIIGRWFFLQNGKPNRMERCSKGPSQPLKAPEALQPGEWTFVKNEERTKAARPGYIYGTFWIRTAEGQSLAEAGIEAPLRMAGVSMHGTCSHLVIRNVTSIHPYNDGFNLSNCRDVTLENIRAIDCGDDGISAHGECDYTVTGFASIGNATGICDTGHSRTSYRRVLIRDCIGFDLYFLDTGTYSVQDALLISSAAKSVYLSGRETPAEPCRLTLENVLIRREKTENEIRVSTNCELTARRTTFLGLDLQATGGAVRLDRCLLGGDVPVRVPASATPRKPRLHLWPEAVWSGRHNLYELESVRVGQATLSGERLSEFPRLVREEIDSRLQKGESVPGDIGADLQSLAGLESMERDP, encoded by the coding sequence ATGCCGTCGTTTTGCCGGACGTTGCTCATCGCGCTGCTCGCGGGACTTGCAGCGGCATCGGCCGCGGTCCCGGCCGAGCCGTCGGCGGGGCGGGATCTGCATGTCGACCCGGTCGAGGGGAACGATGCCGGGGACGGCCTGCAGAAGCCGGTCCGGACGATCGGCCGGGCGATCCGGCTGGCGCAGCCGGGGGACACGATCCATCTGCGCCCCGTGGAGTATCGCGACCAGGCGACGTTCCTCGACAAGTCCGGCGCGCCGGGACGGCCGATCACCCTCGACGGCCATGGGGCGACGCTCAACGGTTGCGATCCCCTCGACGCGGCGGCGTGGACGGAGGTCTCGCCCGGGCTGTACCGCCACGACAACCTCTTGTCGTTGACCGACGCGATCATCGGCCGCTGGTTCTTTCTCCAGAACGGCAAACCGAACCGGATGGAGCGGTGCTCGAAAGGCCCCAGCCAGCCGCTGAAGGCTCCGGAGGCGCTGCAGCCGGGAGAGTGGACGTTCGTCAAAAATGAGGAGCGGACGAAGGCCGCGCGGCCGGGCTACATCTATGGGACGTTCTGGATCCGGACGGCGGAGGGGCAGTCACTGGCGGAGGCCGGGATCGAGGCGCCGCTCCGGATGGCGGGGGTCTCGATGCATGGGACCTGTTCGCATCTCGTCATCCGGAACGTGACTTCGATCCATCCCTACAACGACGGATTCAACCTTTCGAACTGCCGGGACGTCACGCTCGAGAACATCCGGGCGATCGACTGCGGCGACGATGGGATTAGCGCCCACGGCGAATGCGACTACACCGTCACAGGCTTCGCTTCGATCGGCAACGCGACGGGGATCTGCGACACGGGACACAGCCGCACGAGCTACCGCCGCGTCCTGATCCGGGACTGCATCGGCTTCGACCTGTATTTCCTGGACACGGGCACCTACTCCGTTCAGGACGCGCTCTTGATCTCCTCGGCCGCGAAGTCTGTGTATCTCTCGGGACGGGAGACGCCGGCGGAACCGTGCCGGCTGACACTCGAGAATGTCCTGATCCGGCGGGAGAAGACGGAGAATGAGATCCGGGTCTCGACGAACTGCGAGTTGACCGCGCGGCGGACGACGTTCCTCGGTCTCGACCTGCAGGCGACCGGCGGCGCGGTTCGCTTGGATCGCTGCCTCCTGGGAGGTGACGTTCCGGTTCGGGTCCCCGCCTCTGCCACGCCACGAAAGCCAAGGCTGCACCTGTGGCCGGAGGCGGTCTGGAGCGGCCGGCACAACCTGTATGAGCTTGAGTCGGTCCGCGTGGGCCAGGCGACTCTCTCTGGGGAGCGGCTGTCGGAGTTTCCGCGACTCGTCCGGGAGGAGATCGACTCGCGGTTGCAGAAGGGCGAATCGGTGCCCGGGGATATCGGGGCGGATCTGCAAAGTCTGGCGGGTCTGGAGTCGATGGAACGAGATCCCTGA